The proteins below are encoded in one region of Hordeum vulgare subsp. vulgare chromosome 3H, MorexV3_pseudomolecules_assembly, whole genome shotgun sequence:
- the LOC123444257 gene encoding uncharacterized protein LOC123444257 encodes MASLLFRLVRASLNLSKQIQYPARKPRRNLPTVLGGDFIKRPALKLNCPRYIISTICEFAVSIGLLWTLWCYFTYDSPRVFSARLTPAIPRNGSVGAPAAMASTRHRAALDVVLHASNRRATGSCYHHGEGAVTYGGYTVASGRAPDFCVPWNGAREVPFRLAWDWDDGSGLPESLRGRIAAAEKVGAVEFEVQVRLLRGGDARSGTGTPTWMWCKARMGGAVTPCTVFAPQNWFSPLA; translated from the coding sequence ATGGCATCTCTTCTCTTCCGACTCGTGCGAGCCTCGTTGAATCTGTCCAAGCAAATACAGTACCCGGCGAGGAAGCCCCGACGCAATCTTCCGACCGTCCTTGGCGGCGACTTCATCAAGAGGCCGGCGCTCAAACTCAACTGCCCCAGGTACATCATCTCCACCATCTGCGAATTCGCCGTGTCGATCGGCTTGCTATGGACGCTGTGGTGCTACTTCACCTACGACTCGCCGCGCGTGTTTTCCGCCCGCTTGACGCCGGCGATCCCGAGGAACGGCAGCGTAGGGGCTCCGGCCGCGATGGCGTCCACCCGCCACCGGGCCGCCTTGGACGTCGTCCTGCACGCCAGCAACCGCCGCGCCACGGGGAGCTGCTACCACCACGGGGAGGGGGCGGTGACCTACGGCGGCTACACCGTCGCGTCGGGCCGCGCGCCCGACTTCTGCGTGCCGTGGAACGGGGCGCGCGAGGTGCCGTTCAGGCTGGCGTGGGACTGGGACGACGGCTCCGGGCTGCCCGAGAGCCTGCGCGGCCGCATCGCGGCGGCGGAGAAGGTCGGCGCCGTGGAGTTCGAGGTCCAGGTGCGGCTACTCCGGGGAGGCGATGCCCGCTCCGGCACCGGCACGCCGACGTGGATGTGGTGCAAGGCGAGGATGGGTGGCGCCGTCACGCCCTGCACCGTGTTCGCTCCGCAGAACTGGTTTTCGCCCCTCGCCTAG